The genomic region CAGATCGCGCAGACGGGCGTGCACCACGCGCAACCGTTCATCGGATAGGGGAATGTCGGCCCGCGTCCAGTCGTGGCGGTACATGCCCTCGACCGTGTGCGTGGCGCGGCGCAGCCTGACCATATCGGCTACCTCGTCCAGAGGCACACCCAGCGCCCGTAAATCCAGAATGTCGCGCAGCAGACGCATGGCGTAGGGGCCATACAGCGCCCGCCCGGAGGCCGTGACCTGATCGGGGGCTAGCAGGCCGATTTCGGCGTAGTGCATGACCGTGCGGCGCGTGACTCCGGCGGCGCGGGCCAGTTCCGCGGTGGTAAACGCCGTACTCAATGGGGTGACTGGTACAGCTTTGGTCAAGGCGTGACCACCACTTTGCCCGTGACTTCCCGGTTCAGCAGGGCGCGGAGGGCTTCCGGCGTGCGCTCCAAGGAATAGCGGGCGCTGATTAGGGGGCGCAGCGTACCGTCCATGACCCAACCTGCCAGCCGCGCCAGATTCGCGGCGTTGCCACGCGGATTGCGGCGGGCAAACTCGCCCCAGAAGACGCCCACCACCGACGCGCCCTTCAGCAGGGGCAAGTTCAGCGGCAGCTTCGGCACGCCGCCCGCCGCAAACCCGACCACCAGAAAGCGCCCGCCCCAGCCGATAGACCGGAATGCCGCTTCGGTGTAATCGCCGCCCACCGGGTCAAAAATCACGTCCGGCCCTTTGCCGTCCGTCAGGGCTTTCAATTCGTCACGCAAGTTGCCCGACGTGTAGTTGATGCCCGCATCGGCCCCGTGTTGCAGGCACAGGCTGACCTTTTCGTCCGTGCCCGCCGCCGCGATGACCCGCGCTCCCATCGCCTTGCCAATCGCTACCGCCGCGAGGCCCACGCCGCCCGCCGCGCCCAGCACCAGCAGGGTTTCTCCGGCCTTCAGTGCAGCGCGGTCAGACAGGGCGTGCATGGACGTGCCGTACGCCAGCGGCAGGCAGGCGGCCACATCAAATTCCATGCCGTCCGGCAAAGGCATCACGGCCCCGGCAGAGGCAATCAGGTGCGAGGCGAACGCGCCCGTACCTGTGAACGCCGCCACCCGCACGCCCACCGCCAGATGGGTCACGCCCTCCCCCACCGCGTCTATCACGCCCGCCGCCTCAGCCCCCGGCACGAACGGCAGCGTTGGGCGCACCTGATACAAGCCCTGCACCATCAGCGCGTCGGGGTAATTGACGCCCGCCGCACGCACGGCAATCAGGACTTCGCCGGGGCCAGGGATGGGCATGGGACGCGCCTGTACGGTCAGGGTTTCGGGTTCGTCGAAAGCTTGGCACAGCACGGCTTGATAGGTCTGGGCTTCGTTGGTTTGGGGGACAGTCATGGCAAAACCTCCGGGGAGTGGGGGAATACAGCGGGCGCAGCTACACGCAACCCAGGTGGCCCCAATTTAGCGTGCCAATTGAGGGTGAAGATGTCCGCACAGGTTACAAATTGACGTGCGCGTACATTCCTGACATGCTACCGCTGAACCCGCACCATCAACCCAGTCCCCCACTTTCCTCCGAGGTGAATCAACGTGGCCCCTTTCCTGAGCAAACGCGACCTGAATTTTCAGTTGTTCGAGGTGCTGAACAGCGCCGCTCTGCCTTCCCGCGCCCGTTTTGCCGGGCAATCCCGGGCCGATTACGAGGACATTCTGGGACTGGCCTACACGGTGGCCGAACGTCACTTTTTGCCGCACGCCCGAGAAGCCGACCTGAATGAGCCGCATGTCGAGGGCGGCAAAGTCAAACTGGTGCCCGGCGCACAGCAGGCGGTCAATGCCTTCCGGGAGGCCGGATTCCTCAGTGCCCACCACGATGAGGAACTGGGTGGCCTGCAACTGCCCTGGGTCATTATGCAGGCGGTCATGGCGCACTTTCAGGCGGCCAATATTGCCACCAGCGGCTATCCGTTTCTGACCATTGGGAATGCTAACCTTCAGCGCGAATTTGCCAGCGCCGAGCAGCAGCAAAAGTACATGCTGCCCATGCTGGAAGGCCGCTGGTTCGGCACGATGGCCTTATCTGAACCGCAGGCCGGGTCAGGGCTGGCCGATATCACCACTTCCGCCACGCCGCTGGACGACGGCACTTATTCCGTACGCGGCAGCAAAATGTGGATTTCGGGCGGCGAACACGAGTTGTCGGAAAACATCGTGCATCTGGTCCTGGCGCGGGTGAAGGGCGCTCCGGCAGGCGTGAAAGGCATCAGCCTGTTTATCGTGCCCAGATACCGCGTCAACCCAGACGGTAGCGTGGGCGACTCCAATAACGTGGTGCTGGCGGGCCTGAACCACAAGATGGGCTACCGGGGCACCTCCAATACGCTACTGAACTTTGGTGAGGGCGGCGACAGCATCG from Deinococcus sp. QL22 harbors:
- a CDS encoding MerR family transcriptional regulator, whose product is MTKAVPVTPLSTAFTTAELARAAGVTRRTVMHYAEIGLLAPDQVTASGRALYGPYAMRLLRDILDLRALGVPLDEVADMVRLRRATHTVEGMYRHDWTRADIPLSDERLRVVHARLRDLNAAYDRQAENLKRFDRWLTKRFTGSAGLDSGPPQEEDEPELEG
- a CDS encoding NADPH:quinone oxidoreductase family protein, whose amino-acid sequence is MTVPQTNEAQTYQAVLCQAFDEPETLTVQARPMPIPGPGEVLIAVRAAGVNYPDALMVQGLYQVRPTLPFVPGAEAAGVIDAVGEGVTHLAVGVRVAAFTGTGAFASHLIASAGAVMPLPDGMEFDVAACLPLAYGTSMHALSDRAALKAGETLLVLGAAGGVGLAAVAIGKAMGARVIAAAGTDEKVSLCLQHGADAGINYTSGNLRDELKALTDGKGPDVIFDPVGGDYTEAAFRSIGWGGRFLVVGFAAGGVPKLPLNLPLLKGASVVGVFWGEFARRNPRGNAANLARLAGWVMDGTLRPLISARYSLERTPEALRALLNREVTGKVVVTP